A segment of the Candidatus Neomarinimicrobiota bacterium genome:
TGTTTACCACCGCTGGGCGGAGGTCTACCTGCCTAATTACGGCTGGATTCCCGTAGACGCTTCGCGTGGCGATAAGCCGTCACCGCGGGACCAGGCCACCTACATCGGGCAACTCTCCAACCGCTTCCTCATCACCACCCAGGGCGGCGGCGACTCGGAATACCTGGGATGGTACTACAATTCGCATGAGACCTATCAGACTGATCCCCAGGTACGTATCAACATCGAGGCCTTCGGCGAGTGGGAGCCAATTATCACAGGTGAAGGGGAATAATACAAACAAAGGCCTTCCGTACTACGTAATGAGAGGAACGAATTATGAACAGATGGCGAGGACGCTATACTTGGGGAACAGAACTAACAATAACAATTAAATGATGTTTATCAACTTAAGAATGGAGGATGCGGCATGCATTTAAAACCTTTGTCTATTCTAATTTGCTTAATCTTCTTGATTTCAAGCGGCTGCATTTCCAATGAAAATGAGGCTCATCCTTACCATTTCGAAAAGATACAGGTTTTCGATAAAGGTTATGTTAATGCCTAATTCCCCTCAGATGAAAACTGTCATTCAAGCGAGTGGTAGAATTGC
Coding sequences within it:
- a CDS encoding transglutaminase — its product is VYHRWAEVYLPNYGWIPVDASRGDKPSPRDQATYIGQLSNRFLITTQGGGDSEYLGWYYNSHETYQTDPQVRINIEAFGEWEPIITGEGE